From the genome of Venenivibrio stagnispumantis, one region includes:
- a CDS encoding metal ABC transporter permease: MIDILFTAFLLIIVLLGIHSFFGVEIIRRGIIFTDLAVGQMAAVGAAVSLYFFNGEFLYPIAVLFAVITGLIISFASKFDKEIEAFIGLIYAFGISTVFIIFSKYPHGMEDFQNLMATDILFVSLDTVLKVAILYIFVGIALYFLKNKDIAFFVLFSLTVASSVKVAGVLIVFSILIAPAYIAIKLFNKHLFIYAWIIGFFINAFAVYISYQFDFPTGYTVVFFNAFSGILVAIYKIIKEFQL, encoded by the coding sequence ATGATAGATATTTTATTTACTGCATTTTTACTGATTATTGTTTTGCTTGGTATCCATTCATTTTTTGGAGTTGAAATAATCCGGAGGGGGATTATATTTACAGACCTTGCAGTCGGGCAGATGGCAGCGGTGGGAGCTGCTGTCTCCCTTTATTTTTTTAATGGTGAGTTTTTGTATCCAATAGCTGTTTTATTTGCAGTAATTACCGGATTAATTATATCTTTTGCCTCTAAATTTGATAAAGAGATAGAAGCGTTTATAGGACTTATTTATGCTTTTGGTATATCTACCGTTTTTATTATCTTTTCAAAATATCCTCACGGAATGGAAGATTTTCAAAATCTTATGGCTACCGATATTTTATTTGTATCCTTAGATACGGTTTTAAAAGTAGCTATTTTATACATATTTGTAGGAATAGCTTTATATTTTCTGAAAAATAAAGATATAGCTTTTTTTGTTTTGTTTTCTCTTACAGTTGCAAGCTCTGTAAAAGTTGCCGGTGTATTGATTGTTTTTTCTATCTTAATAGCCCCTGCTTATATTGCTATCAAACTTTTTAATAAGCATCTTTTTATATATGCATGGATTATAGGATTTTTTATAAATGCCTTTGCTGTTTATATATCTTACCAGTTTGATTTTCCAACCGGATATACGGTTGTATTTTTTAATGCATTTTCCGGTATATTGGTAGCTATTTATAAAATTATAAAGGAATTTCAATTATAA
- a CDS encoding sensor histidine kinase yields MKYFINISFNDWLIVLFFGLTFGGILGAFISVLIGLSGFFYGFLAGMIFGLSIFIYSFILINFSNKYILTKIDEKYWEPVSLFFSFSSGFLGSITGYYIIFYLNLIHINLPKNILYVGFLFVGFLTALIANLLYKIVNLRKIEAELQKSLITSKLKALEYQINPHFLFNTLNTILELIHINPNLAEKAVISLSKYLREIIDEESLISIEKEIEIVKHYIFIQKLRFPNINFYFDIDNSVLNINIPKLSIQILVENAIIHGVKSKGNIWIEAKKSDNKVVIKVIDDGIYFQKIKEGTGLSNLRTRLKLMLNGDLKYYRQDNKTVFIIEIPL; encoded by the coding sequence GTGAAATATTTTATAAATATATCTTTTAATGATTGGCTTATTGTTTTATTTTTTGGTTTAACATTCGGAGGAATACTTGGAGCATTTATATCAGTATTAATCGGATTATCCGGTTTTTTTTATGGATTTTTGGCAGGTATGATTTTTGGGTTATCAATTTTTATCTACTCTTTTATTTTGATAAATTTTTCAAATAAATATATCTTAACTAAAATAGATGAAAAATATTGGGAGCCTGTTAGCTTATTTTTTTCATTTTCATCTGGTTTCTTAGGAAGTATTACCGGATATTACATAATTTTTTATTTAAATTTAATCCATATAAACTTACCAAAAAATATACTTTATGTTGGATTTTTATTTGTAGGATTTTTGACTGCATTGATAGCAAATCTGCTTTATAAAATAGTAAATTTAAGAAAGATAGAAGCAGAACTTCAAAAATCCCTAATAACATCCAAACTAAAAGCCCTTGAATACCAGATAAATCCGCATTTTTTATTTAATACATTAAACACAATCTTAGAATTAATCCATATAAATCCAAATCTTGCAGAAAAAGCAGTTATATCTCTTTCTAAGTATTTAAGAGAAATAATTGATGAAGAAAGTTTAATCAGTATTGAAAAAGAGATAGAGATAGTAAAACATTATATTTTTATACAAAAATTAAGATTTCCAAATATAAATTTTTATTTTGATATAGATAACTCAGTTTTAAATATTAACATTCCAAAATTATCTATACAGATTCTTGTTGAAAATGCTATAATCCACGGCGTTAAATCAAAAGGAAATATATGGATAGAAGCAAAAAAATCAGATAATAAAGTGGTTATAAAAGTTATTGATGATGGAATATATTTTCAAAAAATAAAAGAAGGGACAGGGCTTTCCAATTTAAGAACAAGATTAAAATTAATGTTAAATGGAGATTTAAAATATTACAGGCAGGATAATAAAACTGTGTTTATAATTGAAATTCCTTTATAA
- a CDS encoding phytoene desaturase family protein yields the protein MIYDYIIVGGGIGGVASYILLKSIGKNVLLFEKLDYLGGCAGTFEKDGYLYNVGASTLVGLKDNMPLNILLKIAQKDKKELPVKPIDPSIIVFVKDKVIKRYKDKQKAFEEINKSFYHKNNKILWDKIYKTADINWENLYKLIPFNPNDKIDIVKKFFLNCGYFCKNGLKLVFSAKDVIKSYVPDISKDYIDFLNSQILMTSQGYWDEVSFSIASMGLTYPNLDNYYVFGGINQILEIMVKDEKNIKRKDKVIKISKDKDIFKVLSKSGEYYSKKVLLNKTIWDFCEILDNQLKDSICEKNIKKYNKIWSSATLYFNVKDDKNILNEHHYQIIHEKNPYTGSYSFFLSVSDKDDNIMNKDGFRSITISTHCKIDLWENLTAEEYKEKKEMLKDFILEKLYEKLPFFKNLEIKNIMVGTPRTFKRYTERYKGTVGGIPLLMEYTMLNYPSGITPINGLYIVGDSVFPGQGFPGVILGVFNIISLIERDFSEIFYKYIF from the coding sequence ATGATTTACGATTATATAATTGTCGGTGGTGGCATTGGTGGTGTTGCTTCTTATATTTTACTGAAAAGTATTGGTAAAAATGTATTACTTTTTGAAAAATTGGATTATCTTGGTGGATGTGCCGGAACATTTGAAAAAGATGGTTATCTATATAATGTAGGTGCTTCTACTCTTGTTGGACTAAAAGATAACATGCCACTTAATATATTACTAAAAATAGCACAAAAAGATAAAAAAGAACTGCCTGTAAAACCGATAGACCCATCAATAATTGTTTTTGTCAAAGATAAAGTTATAAAAAGATATAAAGATAAACAGAAAGCTTTTGAAGAAATAAATAAAAGTTTTTACCATAAAAATAATAAAATTTTGTGGGATAAAATATATAAAACAGCTGATATTAACTGGGAAAATTTATATAAATTAATTCCTTTTAATCCAAATGATAAAATTGATATTGTTAAAAAATTCTTTTTAAATTGTGGATATTTTTGTAAAAATGGATTAAAACTTGTTTTTTCTGCAAAAGATGTTATAAAAAGTTATGTGCCGGATATTTCAAAAGATTATATAGATTTTTTAAATAGTCAGATACTTATGACATCACAGGGATATTGGGATGAAGTTAGTTTTTCCATAGCATCTATGGGACTTACTTATCCAAATCTTGATAATTATTATGTTTTTGGCGGTATAAATCAAATTCTTGAAATTATGGTAAAAGATGAAAAAAATATAAAAAGAAAAGATAAAGTTATAAAAATATCCAAAGATAAAGATATTTTTAAAGTTTTATCAAAATCCGGTGAGTATTACTCAAAAAAGGTTTTATTAAATAAAACAATATGGGATTTTTGTGAAATTTTAGATAATCAATTAAAAGATAGCATCTGTGAAAAAAATATAAAAAAATACAACAAAATATGGTCTTCTGCTACTTTATATTTTAATGTAAAAGATGATAAAAATATTTTAAATGAACATCATTATCAGATAATTCATGAGAAAAATCCTTATACCGGAAGTTATTCATTTTTTCTTTCTGTATCGGACAAAGATGATAATATAATGAATAAAGATGGATTTAGAAGCATAACAATATCAACCCATTGTAAAATAGATTTATGGGAAAATTTAACTGCCGAGGAGTATAAAGAAAAAAAAGAGATGCTTAAAGATTTTATATTGGAAAAATTATATGAAAAACTTCCATTTTTTAAAAATTTAGAGATAAAAAATATTATGGTAGGAACTCCAAGAACATTTAAAAGATATACAGAAAGATATAAGGGAACAGTTGGTGGTATTCCATTATTAATGGAATATACTATGCTAAATTATCCATCTGGAATAACTCCGATAAATGGTTTATATATTGTTGGAGATTCTGTTTTCCCCGGACAGGGATTTCCGGGGGTTATACTTGGAGTTTTTAATATTATCAGCCTTATAGAGAGGGATTTTAGTGAAATATTTTATAAATATATCTTTTAA
- a CDS encoding LytR/AlgR family response regulator transcription factor, protein MQVFIVDDEYIARERLKRFLKDIKDVEVVGEAETKKEAVQKIIETEPDIVILDIKLPDGTGLEVAKEIIEKGTKPYIIFATAYGDYALEAFKLNSVDYLLKPYEFEDLEKAIEKVKNLEEKERNFVNVAKVIATDQDFLIPAKTLNKVVLLRPDDIYYIKAELSETLIRTKDKDYLSKRKLYEFEELLSHKGFFKVHKSYIVNLTKIKEMKIVEQSKFLISFKDIPDTIKTSREGAKKLRDYLDI, encoded by the coding sequence ATGCAAGTTTTTATAGTTGATGATGAATATATAGCAAGAGAAAGATTAAAAAGATTTTTAAAGGATATAAAAGATGTTGAGGTTGTAGGAGAAGCAGAAACTAAAAAAGAGGCAGTACAGAAAATTATTGAAACTGAACCGGATATAGTTATTCTTGATATAAAACTTCCTGATGGAACCGGTTTAGAAGTAGCAAAAGAGATAATAGAGAAAGGAACTAAACCTTACATAATATTTGCAACTGCTTATGGAGATTATGCCTTAGAAGCATTTAAATTAAATTCTGTGGATTATCTTTTAAAACCTTATGAGTTTGAAGATTTGGAAAAAGCTATTGAAAAAGTTAAAAATTTAGAAGAAAAAGAAAGAAATTTTGTAAATGTGGCAAAAGTTATAGCAACAGACCAAGATTTTTTAATACCTGCAAAAACATTAAATAAGGTAGTATTACTTAGACCGGATGATATTTATTACATAAAAGCAGAGCTATCTGAAACATTAATCAGAACAAAAGATAAAGATTATTTATCTAAAAGAAAGCTATATGAATTTGAAGAGCTTTTATCTCATAAAGGATTTTTTAAAGTTCATAAAAGTTATATTGTAAATCTTACAAAGATTAAAGAGATGAAAATTGTTGAACAATCTAAATTTTTAATATCTTTTAAAGATATACCGGATACAATCAAAACAAGCAGAGAAGGTGCAAAAAAATTAAGAGATTATCTTGATATATAA
- a CDS encoding deoxyribodipyrimidine photo-lyase has protein sequence MRKERINQLNDKDFNFSGKYVLYCMENAQREDYNHALEFAIQIANQYTKPVVVAFFITDKYKYSNQRYYRFMLEGIIKTKNQIQKRGINFVIKKDDFVNGCLSLSKDAFCIVFDKSYLKTQRNWRYKVAEKSDVKIFEVETDVIVPIEVVSKDMVPYAYIYRKKLENLFFEFLYDYQKLEPKIKTEIDLESLNFEEPQNYLDILNIDKSISTVEKYYKGGFDEAENRLKDFIERKLSYYKEFRSDPSKDYQSNLSPYLHFGQISSQKIMVEILKHYDFQDENIQSFYNEAVVWRELARNFCYYNSFYNYYEGIPEWAKKTLEEHLSDKREYIYDIDILENAKTHDIYWNAAQKELLITGKMHNYMRMYWAKKLIEWTDHPQKAFDIACYLNDKYELDGRDPNGYAGISWCFGTHDRPWTERKIFGKIRYMNDKGLERKFDIHKYVKKWITTL, from the coding sequence ATGAGAAAAGAAAGAATAAACCAGCTTAATGATAAGGATTTTAATTTTTCCGGAAAATATGTTTTATATTGTATGGAAAATGCCCAAAGGGAAGATTATAATCACGCCCTTGAATTTGCCATACAGATAGCAAATCAGTATACAAAACCGGTAGTTGTAGCATTTTTTATAACAGATAAATATAAATATTCTAATCAAAGATATTACAGATTTATGCTTGAAGGAATTATAAAAACTAAAAACCAGATACAAAAAAGAGGAATAAATTTTGTTATAAAAAAAGATGATTTTGTAAATGGTTGTTTGTCTTTAAGTAAAGATGCTTTTTGTATAGTTTTTGATAAAAGTTATCTTAAAACCCAAAGAAATTGGAGGTACAAAGTAGCAGAAAAATCAGATGTTAAAATCTTTGAAGTTGAAACAGATGTTATTGTTCCGATAGAAGTTGTTTCAAAAGATATGGTTCCTTATGCCTATATATACAGAAAAAAACTTGAAAATTTATTCTTTGAATTTTTATACGATTATCAAAAATTAGAACCAAAAATAAAAACAGAAATTGATTTAGAAAGCCTAAATTTTGAAGAGCCACAAAACTATCTTGATATTTTGAATATAGATAAATCTATATCTACTGTAGAAAAATATTATAAAGGTGGATTTGATGAAGCTGAAAATAGATTAAAAGATTTTATAGAAAGAAAATTAAGCTACTATAAAGAGTTTAGGTCAGACCCAAGTAAAGATTATCAATCAAATTTAAGCCCGTATCTACATTTTGGTCAGATTTCTTCTCAAAAAATTATGGTAGAGATATTAAAGCATTACGATTTTCAAGATGAAAATATCCAATCATTTTATAATGAAGCTGTGGTTTGGCGGGAGCTTGCAAGAAATTTTTGTTATTATAACTCTTTTTACAACTATTATGAAGGTATTCCGGAATGGGCTAAAAAAACATTGGAAGAGCATTTATCAGACAAAAGAGAATATATATATGATATAGATATACTTGAAAATGCAAAAACCCATGATATATATTGGAATGCAGCACAAAAAGAGCTTTTAATTACAGGAAAGATGCATAATTACATGAGAATGTATTGGGCAAAAAAATTAATAGAATGGACAGACCACCCACAAAAAGCCTTTGATATAGCCTGTTATCTAAATGATAAATATGAACTTGATGGAAGAGACCCAAATGGCTATGCAGGAATATCTTGGTGCTTTGGAACCCACGATAGACCTTGGACTGAAAGAAAAATTTTCGGAAAAATAAGATATATGAATGATAAAGGCTTAGAAAGAAAATTTGATATACATAAATATGTGAAAAAATGGATTACAACTTTATAA
- a CDS encoding YbgA family protein — MKPNIVISECINLKPVRYNGGIVNDEFAKKLSEYVNYIPVCPEVAIGMGVPRNPVILIEKDNDIKMIDPQTQKDYTDQIIQFSQDFLKNLKDIDGFLLKSKSPSCGVKSAKKYIQNNKVAVGKTNGLFAQKVIENFPDIPVEDEGRLKDNNIRRNFLVKIFSFSDLRYTLQNTKDINQLIDFHKRYKYLLMLYHQTNLKKLGQIVANWKKIGLEETKIQYETIFKKSFHKTPSVRSHINVLQHIYGHFSKNLSKKEKEYIQNLFEKAINKKIDISVVIEYIKGFAFRFENEYLMVQKYFEPYPHDLNLTFSEDKF; from the coding sequence ATGAAGCCTAATATTGTTATAAGTGAATGCATAAATTTAAAGCCGGTTAGATATAATGGTGGGATTGTGAATGATGAATTTGCAAAAAAGCTATCCGAATATGTAAATTATATACCGGTTTGTCCGGAAGTTGCAATAGGAATGGGTGTTCCGAGAAATCCGGTTATATTGATTGAAAAAGATAATGATATAAAAATGATAGACCCACAAACCCAAAAAGATTATACAGACCAGATAATACAATTTTCGCAGGATTTTTTAAAAAATCTGAAAGATATTGATGGATTTTTATTAAAATCTAAATCTCCAAGCTGTGGAGTAAAATCTGCAAAAAAATATATACAAAATAATAAAGTGGCTGTTGGAAAAACAAACGGATTATTTGCCCAAAAAGTTATAGAAAATTTTCCGGATATTCCGGTGGAAGATGAAGGAAGATTAAAAGATAACAACATAAGAAGAAATTTTTTAGTTAAGATATTTTCTTTTTCAGATTTAAGATACACATTGCAAAATACAAAAGATATAAACCAACTTATAGATTTCCATAAAAGATATAAATATCTCCTAATGCTTTATCATCAAACTAATCTTAAAAAATTAGGTCAGATTGTTGCAAATTGGAAAAAAATAGGTTTAGAGGAAACAAAAATCCAGTATGAAACTATATTTAAAAAATCATTTCATAAAACCCCATCTGTAAGGTCTCATATAAATGTTTTACAGCATATATACGGTCATTTTTCTAAAAATCTTTCTAAGAAAGAAAAAGAATATATCCAAAATTTATTTGAAAAAGCAATAAATAAAAAAATAGATATTTCGGTGGTTATTGAGTATATCAAGGGATTTGCATTTAGATTTGAGAATGAGTATCTTATGGTTCAAAAATATTTTGAGCCTTATCCACATGATTTAAATTTAACCTTTTCCGAGGATAAATTTTGA
- the holA gene encoding DNA polymerase III subunit delta, whose translation MEEKLAQKLIKEFDINSFKPVVLLYGQEEYLKRLIIDKFKEKEDSYLFWGDEVDDYQIYDKLSSSGLFSTGNTVILIDIDVFFSKLSKEKQNNFLHFLKNIKLPNRLILTSNKEKLTEKEPYKTIITIADIISSKPLTPSAFESSIKNKITREGKKIDDETLKYLVSKLDNDLYYAKHEIEKLILYCADKEEITKEDIDKIIVPKFQENVFVFLDKFFAKDKQAVLMYKNLLQTSHPFELQSLILNYLNKLLIYKTLQNIKPPEEIFKQLNITHPFQKSSIQKLSKNVSTQDLINAVKSLYKTEISQKVFYEDPEKQSILFVSKFILGKG comes from the coding sequence ATGGAAGAGAAATTAGCTCAGAAACTAATAAAAGAGTTTGATATAAACAGCTTTAAGCCGGTTGTTTTGTTATATGGTCAAGAAGAATATTTAAAAAGATTGATTATTGATAAATTTAAAGAAAAAGAAGACAGCTATCTTTTTTGGGGTGATGAGGTAGATGATTATCAGATTTACGATAAATTATCTTCTTCCGGATTATTTTCTACCGGAAATACGGTTATCTTAATTGATATAGATGTATTTTTTAGTAAATTATCCAAAGAAAAACAAAATAATTTTCTACATTTTTTAAAAAATATAAAACTTCCAAACAGATTAATCCTAACTTCCAATAAAGAAAAATTAACCGAAAAAGAACCTTATAAAACAATTATAACTATTGCAGATATAATATCAAGCAAGCCTCTCACTCCTTCTGCTTTTGAAAGTTCAATAAAAAATAAAATAACAAGAGAAGGAAAAAAAATAGATGATGAAACCTTAAAATATTTAGTTTCAAAATTAGATAATGATTTATATTATGCAAAGCATGAAATTGAAAAATTAATTTTATATTGTGCAGATAAAGAAGAAATAACAAAGGAAGATATAGATAAAATCATTGTTCCAAAATTTCAAGAAAATGTTTTTGTGTTCTTAGATAAATTTTTTGCAAAAGATAAACAGGCAGTTTTAATGTATAAAAATTTATTGCAAACTTCCCATCCTTTTGAACTTCAATCACTTATACTTAATTATTTGAATAAATTATTAATCTACAAAACATTGCAAAATATAAAACCACCGGAAGAGATATTTAAACAGCTAAATATTACCCACCCATTCCAAAAAAGCTCTATCCAAAAATTATCAAAAAATGTATCTACTCAGGATTTAATAAATGCAGTAAAATCTTTATATAAAACAGAAATCAGCCAAAAAGTATTTTACGAAGACCCGGAAAAACAATCAATTTTATTTGTATCAAAATTTATCCTCGGAAAAGGTTAA
- a CDS encoding alpha-amylase/4-alpha-glucanotransferase domain-containing protein yields the protein MELLFGIHCHQPVDNFHNVVDEAINKAYKPFFKVISGYKDFKFSVHYSGWLLEYIKYKDEELFEMMKKSADNGQIEFFTSGYYEPVLASIPSDYRKKQIEKLNRFIKENFGQTPTGVWLTERVWSDNIVPDLVEMGIEYVVVDDYHFLSSGFKKENLYGFYNTEVDGYKIKLFPIDKTLRYIIPFKPIDDVINYLSSIKENKAGIIFDDGEKFGIWPNTYWWVYENRWLEDFINAVLSSKNIKTSLFKEYSDNHKPEGIAYLPITSYQEMGEWSCFADDYIEILSLKEIIGEERFEKYVKGNIWKNFFVKYPESNRLHKRMLEVAKYSKNEEAIMKAQCNDVYWHGIFGGLYLPNLRDNAYRYIIQADKENTETKIEDINFDGYEEIKINNEKIITIFDTKGGQLTELSLKDVEFNFQNTLTRRKEGYHQLFFIKKEEKETKGISTIHEIDLSQDIEKLKDLLIYDWYDKNSFIDHIVDNSINLNSFYRCSFKEYSDFTKETFEIKDFSNNKFALYRKGNIYIGDSILPAYIEKNIVVEDSSIKADINFDIKADLLYLVEFNFHFANLQDITIQGREDIFFEDFSKEFKIYDSYTKKEIIFSFDKDMKIFVYPINTITQSEKGIDTINQGLSIGFICNIQNLSLNLKII from the coding sequence GTGGAATTACTTTTTGGGATACATTGCCACCAGCCGGTTGATAATTTTCACAATGTTGTAGATGAAGCTATAAATAAAGCTTATAAACCATTTTTCAAAGTGATATCAGGATATAAAGATTTTAAATTTTCTGTCCATTATAGTGGTTGGCTTTTGGAATATATAAAATATAAAGATGAAGAATTATTTGAAATGATGAAAAAATCAGCTGATAATGGGCAGATAGAGTTTTTTACAAGTGGATATTATGAGCCGGTTCTTGCATCTATACCATCTGATTATAGAAAAAAACAGATAGAAAAATTAAACAGATTTATAAAGGAAAATTTCGGGCAAACACCAACCGGAGTTTGGCTAACTGAAAGGGTATGGAGTGATAATATAGTTCCGGATTTGGTAGAAATGGGAATAGAGTATGTTGTGGTAGATGATTATCATTTTCTCTCTTCCGGATTTAAAAAAGAAAATCTTTATGGATTTTACAATACAGAAGTAGATGGATATAAAATAAAATTATTCCCGATAGACAAAACCCTCAGGTATATAATACCATTTAAGCCCATAGATGATGTTATAAATTATTTAAGCAGTATTAAAGAAAATAAAGCCGGAATTATATTTGATGATGGTGAAAAATTCGGTATATGGCCTAACACTTATTGGTGGGTTTATGAAAATAGATGGCTTGAAGATTTTATAAATGCTGTTTTATCCTCAAAAAATATCAAAACATCTTTATTTAAAGAGTATTCAGATAATCATAAACCGGAAGGAATTGCATATTTACCTATCACATCTTATCAAGAAATGGGAGAATGGAGCTGTTTTGCAGATGATTATATTGAGATACTCTCTTTGAAAGAAATCATAGGAGAAGAAAGATTTGAAAAATATGTAAAAGGAAATATATGGAAAAATTTCTTTGTAAAATATCCGGAAAGTAATAGATTACACAAAAGAATGCTTGAAGTAGCAAAATATAGCAAAAATGAAGAAGCAATAATGAAAGCCCAATGCAATGATGTATATTGGCACGGAATATTTGGAGGTTTATATCTTCCAAATCTAAGAGATAATGCTTATAGATATATAATCCAAGCGGATAAAGAAAATACAGAAACAAAAATAGAAGATATAAATTTTGATGGATATGAAGAAATAAAAATAAATAATGAAAAAATAATAACAATATTTGATACAAAAGGCGGACAATTAACAGAACTATCTTTAAAAGATGTTGAGTTTAACTTTCAAAATACATTAACAAGAAGAAAAGAAGGATACCATCAATTATTTTTTATTAAAAAAGAAGAAAAAGAAACAAAAGGAATATCTACAATTCATGAAATAGATTTATCACAAGATATTGAAAAATTAAAAGATTTACTTATTTATGATTGGTATGATAAAAACTCATTTATAGACCATATAGTTGATAACAGTATAAATCTAAATAGCTTTTATAGATGCAGTTTTAAAGAGTATTCAGATTTCACAAAAGAAACTTTTGAGATAAAAGATTTTTCAAACAATAAATTTGCCCTTTACAGAAAAGGAAATATATATATTGGTGATTCTATATTACCAGCATATATAGAAAAAAATATTGTAGTTGAAGATAGCAGCATAAAAGCAGATATTAATTTTGATATAAAAGCAGATTTATTATATTTAGTTGAATTTAATTTTCATTTTGCAAATCTACAAGATATAACAATACAGGGTAGAGAAGATATATTTTTTGAAGATTTTTCAAAAGAGTTTAAAATTTATGATAGTTATACAAAAAAAGAGATAATATTTTCTTTTGATAAAGATATGAAAATTTTTGTATATCCTATAAATACAATAACCCAATCAGAAAAAGGCATAGATACAATTAATCAAGGATTATCTATTGGTTTTATTTGCAATATACAAAATTTATCTTTAAATTTAAAAATTATATAA
- a CDS encoding galactose-1-phosphate uridylyltransferase, translating into MSEIRYNRLKNKWVIISIERSRRPHDYPVSVYEESSDVSKCPFEYGNEDKTPPEIFAIRPDGSLPNTPGWKVRVVPNKYPALRIENSNLPESEGIYDKYGGFGAHEVIIETPEHFKHIQDFSIEEYKNMYFTFRERMRALYQDIRIKYVHIFKNHGKEAGKSLVHSHSQLIATPIIPTLPDTQINQSRIYFQEKERCLLCDEIKEEIKSYNRVVYENDLFIAYCPYASLYPFEVRIAPKYHSHDFSMIDENQLLKLSEISQVVIKKLHKALVNPPFNMILHTSPPIRDYPAKPLYYNGIDRFYHWFIEILPRITTLAGFELGTDIYINPTIPEDAAKFLREVI; encoded by the coding sequence ATGTCTGAAATTAGGTATAACAGGCTTAAAAACAAATGGGTGATTATATCTATTGAAAGGTCAAGAAGACCTCATGATTATCCTGTTTCTGTTTATGAAGAAAGTTCTGATGTATCAAAATGTCCTTTTGAATATGGAAATGAAGATAAAACTCCACCTGAAATTTTTGCGATAAGACCTGATGGTTCTTTACCTAATACTCCCGGTTGGAAGGTAAGGGTAGTTCCAAATAAATATCCGGCTTTAAGAATAGAAAATAGTAATTTACCTGAGTCAGAAGGAATATATGATAAATATGGTGGATTTGGAGCCCATGAAGTAATAATAGAAACACCGGAGCATTTTAAGCATATTCAAGATTTTAGTATAGAAGAATACAAAAATATGTATTTTACTTTTAGGGAAAGAATGAGGGCTTTATATCAGGATATTAGAATAAAATATGTCCATATATTTAAAAATCACGGGAAAGAAGCCGGAAAATCCCTCGTTCATTCCCATTCACAACTAATAGCCACTCCAATCATTCCTACACTTCCTGATACACAGATAAATCAATCCAGAATTTATTTTCAAGAAAAAGAAAGATGTCTTTTATGTGATGAGATAAAAGAAGAAATTAAATCATATAATAGAGTTGTTTATGAAAATGATTTATTTATAGCCTATTGTCCTTATGCAAGTTTATATCCTTTTGAGGTAAGAATTGCCCCAAAATATCATTCCCATGATTTTTCTATGATAGATGAAAATCAGTTATTAAAATTATCAGAAATATCCCAAGTAGTAATAAAAAAATTACATAAAGCCCTTGTAAATCCACCTTTTAATATGATACTTCATACATCTCCACCGATAAGGGATTATCCTGCAAAACCACTTTATTATAATGGTATAGATAGATTTTATCATTGGTTTATAGAAATATTACCAAGAATAACTACCCTTGCAGGTTTTGAGCTTGGGACTGATATTTATATAAACCCGACAATTCCGGAAGATGCGGCTAAGTTTTTAAGGGAGGTTATATAA